gtttTGAGGGCGTCCAGCAGGCTCGTCTCGTCTCGCGGCCACGTGGCACAGCCCCACTGGCCTGGCGTCGCTGCGCGCGTATCGCCCCCCACCGCCCCCTGACCTGGGGTCCCCCGACTCCCGTCCGTGCGAGCGCGGCCTCATGGCCGCGGCTCAGCGCTTTCGGTTCCGGGAGGAGCCGGGCCCTGGAACCGACGGGGCCGTGCTGGAGGTCCGCGTCCCGCAGGTGCGTGCAGTGGCACCCACGTGGAAGCGCTCCCTGGTTAGAGCGTAGGGAATGGGGATCCCTCAGCTCTCCGCTTCGTTCATTAGCAGCAGGTTTGGTATGAATCCCGGTGAGGGAATGATTAAACGTGCTCACAGACATTAAGGGACCGTGCCAGGAAAGAGACACCGAAGTGGCTTTCTTGGCCTGTGATGCTAGCTTTGAACTTTGAAAAGCATTTATTAATATAtcttaacaacacacacacacacacacacacacacacacacacacacacacacacacgccgctTCTGAGGACTCTTGATTGAACCCAGCCTCTGTTAGGCAAGTGGTCCACCACTGAGCGATATTCCTAACatcccttttgttttttacttttgagatcaGGCAGGCTTTGAAATTGAACTCCTGTTCCTCTTCCTAGAATCGCAGGTGTGCGCCACGCCACCATGCTGTTTTGTGAggttctgggtatcaaacccaagacctcatacatgctaggcaaaatTCTCGCTTGGTGTAAGATTTGAGACCAGGGATTTCTGTCTCTAACACCCCAATAAAGTTTTCTGCATCGGCCCTGGCTTGTTCCTCTGAGCTTCTAGCTACCCTAATGCCGAATAATAAGTATCCCCTGATAGTCGGGTGTTACAAAGGATTTTCAGGTTGTAATGTTAGCAGCTGGCCCAGAACGTGTTCCTGGCAGCAGCAGTGGAAGCAGAAGGTGCAACCCTATGCTGCCACCTGTAGCAGCCTGCATTCTTTGCAGAGACTTCTGCCCAAATGAAGCAaggattcttttgtttttggttttttgaaacagggtttctctgtgtagccctggctgtcctggaactcactttgtagaacaggctggcctgcctctggGATTGAAGGCGGGATAAAGGCTGCAGGCCGCCGTCTATACCACCCAGCAAAGCAGATTCTTCACGAtactacagaaaaacatttcaggGCAAATCGGTGTGGAGCAGAGTGGGAGGATATTAACATTACAACCTGGCTTTAAGTTTGGGGGTTAGTAAACATTTAGGAAAGGACACAGAAGGCACGCGTACAGGCTTTGCAAGTGCAGAAAACTGCACTCAACTTTCTTTAATAGCCATATGCACAATTTTGGTAGCTTCTGTAGGTAAATTTAAGGGATTTCTAAGAAAATTTTAGTAAACAAGATCACAtggtgggggctggaaagatggctcagctgttaagagcactggctgctcttccagaggtcctgagttcaattcccagcaaccacatggtggctcccaactgtctacagtaggatctgatgctctcttctggcataaaggtgtacatgcagatagagcactcatacatacataaatacatattttttaaaaagtcccagGATGAGATTAGTAAAGTGCATTGGACCGGAGGGATTATAGTGGTGTCAAAACCATATGCTACAAGGGTCAAAGGAATCTTTAATTATATTCGGTCCCAAGGGTGTTGACATGTTTATAATCTTGCTCGTAAGATTCTCAGAAAGTTGCAGGTTACAGCTGGAAAAGCTATGAGGTTACATTCAAAGGTCAGACATATTTTGGTCACAAGAAGTtcctctattttttaattttttttagatagtcTCATTCTGGAActgaccaggctggtcttttaactcaaagagatccacctgtctctgattcctgagttgggattaaaggtgtgcatcccaTCCCCTCCTGGTTCTTTGATAGTTTAACATTTGGGTTTGAAATATCTCTATAAAGAGCACTGTTCCTCTGTAGACAAACTTCACAGTGAATTTGGTTAGTTGTACTGAAACTTGACTCTTACCTGGTGAGAGATTTCAATCAAAGTCTGGGATGAGATCTTTATTTTCCCATGTCCTCATGATTTTTCCCTGCCTGTCTGTCCTGCCTTAGTAGTTCAGTGTTAAAAAGACACAGCATAAGTGACAAGTCAAAACAGAACTTTTCTCCTGTAGCCTCCAAGAGACTTCATGTTAAAAGCTCTTATTGAGTCAGGGTATTATGCTAaggcactgattttttttttttttttttttttttttgagacaagatgtagctgtggctggcctgggactaCCAGAGATCTGCCCACTTTTGCCTTTCATgtggattaaagccatgcaccataccctgctttatttttctttttttaaagatttatcttttgCTGGGCATaatagcccatgcccttaatctctctcctttaatcccagcattcaagacgcagaggcaagaggatcactgggagtttgaagccagcatagTCTGCATAGCcaattccaggccatccagggctacataccaattttgtctcaaaaaacaagcagaaaGCACTTTGAACTGCTGAATTATCtttctagcctttttttttttttttttttttttctagacagggtttctctgtgtagttttgcgcctttcctggaactcacttggtagcccaggctggcctctaactcacaaagatccacctggctctgcctcccgagtgctgggattaattaaaggtgtgtgccaccaccgcacggcCTTCTAGCCTATTTTTTCCCTgtaacttcatttattttatatatatacatacatatatatatgtatgtatatatatatgcatatacggtgtttcttctaaattttttttatgcgcattggtgttttgtctgcatatatgtctgtgtgagagtgtcagatcttgggagttagacagttgttagtgggtgctgggagttgaacccaggccctctggaagagcagtcggtgctcttaaccactgagccatctctccagctcacatgtatgtatttttaagtaaacaaaataattctcagAGGCCAAAATGATGTTAGATCCTGCAAACTAAAGATACAGACTTTTGCTAGCTGCCttatagatgctgggaattgaacactggTTTTCTGGAAAAGCAAAGCTATCTTTCCAATCcctatttattgttattttcaatCAGGGTCTTGATATTTAGGCCTGCCTGGCCTTCAGTTGGGGGCTCTGGTCCAGCGCTGGAGTGAacagtgtgccaccacagccatccATGCACTGTTCTTGAGTGGACTGAGTAAGTTTGGACCTCAGATTTTTGTCCCTGTTTGTCGCCCTATCAAGGGTACCCTTGTCTCCACAAGACAGGCCAGCAGATGtcgatcaggttggccttgaatttataatattctttcttcctcctgtgtgaTAGGATTACAACTGGGAACCACATCCTAGATGATTCTAGTTCTTTCCAAACGCTTTCTTTTGCCCTTCAGAATTCAGCTCGTGTGCCTCCTTTTGTAGTACTGCAGGACTTGTCATTAGCATCCACGTCATACTTGAGTTGAAAATCTCCCCCAAAATAGGGAGAGACAGGGACACAGCTtacttggtagagtgcttgtctaataTAAAGGAAGGTctgggtctgattcccagcacctcagaaaacagtgtgctggcacacacctgcagtGCTAGcttttggaaggtagaggcaggaagaagctcaCGATCATCCTAGGCTGTATGAGTAAAGATCAGTTTGAACTACATTAGACACTgcctataaaaaaaaacaaaaaaccaaaaataaggcTGAAGCGGTGGCTTAGGTAGACACTTGCCTCCAAACTGGACAGCCTGACCTAATTCCATCCCTAGATcccacacgatggaaggagacaactgactcttacaagttgtcctctgacctccacatgtgcaccctccccctcttcctccaacCAAGTAAAGGTGTcgagttcttttgttttttaatttaaagaaaccTTCCAACAGCTTCTTGTATTTAGAATTCTAAATTCCTGCAGCCAGTAAGACGCACAGGTTAGTAAATCTCTACTCACAGCTGTGCCTGTGGTTAGACCAGAGGCACTTGCTTGGGCAACCTTAATTGTCTCCATGTGTTAGACCCTTACTTTATCCTGCTTTACTGTTGTAGCCTTTATTATCAACCAAAACCACCTGTTTTTTGCCCATCATTGTCCAGTATGTCGCATGCACAGTATACATCTAGTCCAGAAAGTTGTAACTATCCCGGATCCTCAATTTAAATGCTTGTGGAGAGgctagagatgactcagtggttaagagcacttgctgctcttacacagGACCTGGTTTtagtttccagcacacacatggcagctcaaccatgtttaactctagttccaggggatccaacactcttctgGTTTcagaggcaccaggcatgtaagtagtacatatacatacatgcacataaaacactcatacatgccgggcggtggtggcacacgtctttaatcccagcactcaggaggcagatgaggtggatctttgagtttgaggccagcctggtctacagagcgaggcgcaaagctacaaagaaactggaaaaacaaacaaaaaccacactcatacacataaaatgctaGTTGAGGGGCTAGCACTGTCatccaaagccctgggttcactaaggaggctgaggcaggattgaggccagcctggtgtacagagaaATAGAGCATCGTTGTTTCAGACGCGTAGGTCCGGGGCTGGAGATCAGGACTGTCACAGTAACGAATGTCAGTGACTGACAGTACATGAAGATAAGTATTCACATGACTTCTTATTgtaggtcctgcatgtccaatatGGGATGTATGTCTGGCCCTGTGCTGTAGTCCTGGCCCAGTACCTGTGGTTTCACAGAAGATCTCTGCCAGGCAAAGCCGTCTTAGAGGTAACAGGACCCCTTAAGTTTCCAGAAGGCTGGGCCATATTCACATATACCTTCATGCTAGCTATTAAGTCCTGTTAGGCATTTTTAAATCAGGTAGTTTGGCTGGCTTTTAAATTCCAAATAAgtcttcacatttttaaatttaagtgtcTGACagtgtggtacacacctttaaccccagcactcaagaagcagaggcaagcagtttAAGACCTGTCTAGTCTACTGTTTCCAATATAGCCAGAGGTATCCAGAGAAACGCTTGAGAATCTGGACACTGACTTTAGCTATAAAGGCAATACCAGTTGGTGGCACAACTGCTATGCAATAATCCACCTGCAGTCAGCTGCTTCGGCTTCAGATTATGGGAACCACAGTAGGTAGCATTTCAAACTATTTTGAGATGTGGGAGCAACATCTTTTAATATAGCAGGTGTATACTGCCATATCTTCGCAAATAAACCATGTATTTTCAAGTTCAAATTTTGGACTGCTTGTTGCCAGAGAGGCAGAGCTACCAagctttagtcccagccctcaaATGGGGAAGCAGGTagactgagttcaaagccagccagggaatATACAAACTGTCTCATCTGGGGTAGAAAGCTACATCATTCTAAAATTCCATTTTCCTTAGATTGGCGCTGGAGTGAGTCTTCCAGGGATTTTGGCTGCCAAATGTGGTGCTGAAGTAATACTATCTGACAGCTCAGAACTGCCCCACTGTTTGGATGTTTGCTGGCAAAGCTGTCAACTGAATGAACTGACACAGGTTCAAGTTGTAGGACTGACATGGGGCCATATAACAAAGGACTTACTGTCTTTGCCAACACAAGACATCATTCTTGCGTCTGACGTGTTCTTTGAACCAGAAGGTAAGTTTAATCTGCCCCCCAAAACCTAGCACAGATGTGTTGTATTAAGCTCACTGAAAAAAGTTCTCCCCACCACCAGACTTTGAAAGCATTTTAGCCACAGTCTACTTTCTGATGCAGAGGAACCCCAAAGTTCAATTTTGGTCTACCTACCAGGTCAGAAGGTGAGTATGGATCATTTCaactttaataataattttaaaaatgcactaAGGAAAATAAAGCATCAGtcataaaaacaatttatttcttttaagtgCGGACTGGTCACTTGAAGGCTTGCTCTTCAAGTGGGATATGAAATGTGTCCATATTCCTCTGGAGTCTTTTGATGCAGACAAGGAAGATATAGCCGAGTCTACCCTCCCAGGAAGACATACTGTTGAAATGCTGGTGATCTCGGCAAAGAACAGCTCCTGAATTG
This Peromyscus leucopus breed LL Stock chromosome 8b, UCI_PerLeu_2.1, whole genome shotgun sequence DNA region includes the following protein-coding sequences:
- the Mettl23 gene encoding methyltransferase-like protein 23 isoform X1 — translated: MAAAQRFRFREEPGPGTDGAVLEVRVPQVLHVQYGMYVWPCAVVLAQYLWFHRRSLPGKAVLEIGAGVSLPGILAAKCGAEVILSDSSELPHCLDVCWQSCQLNELTQVQVVGLTWGHITKDLLSLPTQDIILASDVFFEPEDFESILATVYFLMQRNPKVQFWSTYQVRSADWSLEGLLFKWDMKCVHIPLESFDADKEDIAESTLPGRHTVEMLVISAKNSS
- the Mettl23 gene encoding methyltransferase-like protein 23 isoform X3; this encodes MAAAQRFRFREEPGPGTDGAVLEVRVPQIGAGVSLPGILAAKCGAEVILSDSSELPHCLDVCWQSCQLNELTQVQVVGLTWGHITKDLLSLPTQDIILASDVFFEPEDFESILATVYFLMQRNPKVQFWSTYQVRSADWSLEGLLFKWDMKCVHIPLESFDADKEDIAESTLPGRHTVEMLVISAKNSS
- the Mettl23 gene encoding methyltransferase-like protein 23 isoform X2 yields the protein MYVWPCAVVLAQYLWFHRRSLPGKAVLEIGAGVSLPGILAAKCGAEVILSDSSELPHCLDVCWQSCQLNELTQVQVVGLTWGHITKDLLSLPTQDIILASDVFFEPEDFESILATVYFLMQRNPKVQFWSTYQVRSADWSLEGLLFKWDMKCVHIPLESFDADKEDIAESTLPGRHTVEMLVISAKNSS